One stretch of Micromonospora echinospora DNA includes these proteins:
- a CDS encoding response regulator transcription factor, with protein MAATQTEARLLVVEDDPNILELLSASLRFAGFDVATATSGSAALNAAKDHRPDLVVLDVMLPDLDGFEVIRMLREGGTRTPVVFLTARDATDDKIRGLTLGGDDYVTKPFSLEELTARIRAVLRRTATGDQTPSRLTFADLELDEETHEVHRAGQRVQLSPTEFKLLRYLMLNANRVLSKAQILDHVWNYDFRGDDNIVESYISYLRRKVDNTQPRLIHTLRGVGYVLRKPAA; from the coding sequence ATGGCGGCTACCCAGACGGAGGCTCGACTGCTCGTGGTCGAGGACGATCCCAACATCCTCGAACTGCTCTCCGCGAGCCTGCGTTTCGCGGGCTTCGACGTGGCCACCGCGACCAGCGGCAGCGCCGCGCTGAACGCCGCCAAGGACCACCGGCCCGACCTGGTCGTGCTGGACGTGATGCTGCCCGACCTGGACGGCTTCGAGGTCATCCGGATGCTCCGCGAGGGGGGCACCCGTACCCCGGTGGTCTTCCTGACCGCGCGCGACGCCACCGACGACAAGATCCGCGGGCTCACCCTGGGCGGCGACGACTACGTCACCAAGCCGTTCAGCCTGGAGGAGCTGACCGCGCGGATCCGGGCCGTGCTGCGGCGTACCGCGACCGGCGACCAGACCCCGTCCCGGCTCACCTTCGCCGACCTGGAGCTGGACGAGGAGACGCACGAGGTGCACCGCGCCGGTCAGCGGGTGCAGCTCTCGCCGACCGAGTTCAAGCTGCTGCGCTACCTGATGCTCAACGCCAACCGGGTGCTCAGCAAGGCGCAGATCCTCGACCACGTCTGGAACTACGACTTCCGCGGTGACGACAACATCGTCGAGTCGTACATCTCGTACCTGCGCCGCAAGGTCGACAACACCCAGCCGCGGCTGATCCACACGCTCCGGGGAGTGGGCTACGTGCTACGCAAGCCGGCGGCGTGA
- a CDS encoding PadR family transcriptional regulator: MTAVFSHGRLRLYLLKLLDDGPKHGYELIRLLEDRFLGLYAPSAGTIYPRLQRLETEGLVTHTAAGGRKVYEITEGGRAELRQRADELSTLEADIGAAVEDLSALAGEIHNEVRGSVRDLKRELREVARQTRQGAWTASATARPGSDGGSARPDDSPLLAEFDKRLAAFTVEVGALVRARRLSDNQLRTAIRMLDGALEGLRRLFR; encoded by the coding sequence GTGACCGCGGTGTTCAGCCACGGCCGGCTCCGGCTCTACCTGCTGAAGCTGCTCGACGACGGCCCGAAGCACGGATACGAGCTGATCCGCCTGCTGGAGGATCGCTTCCTCGGCCTGTACGCCCCCAGCGCCGGCACCATCTACCCCCGGCTGCAGCGGCTCGAGACGGAGGGCCTGGTCACGCACACCGCCGCGGGCGGGCGCAAGGTCTACGAGATCACCGAGGGGGGCCGCGCCGAGCTGCGGCAGCGCGCCGACGAGCTGTCGACCCTGGAGGCCGACATCGGCGCCGCCGTCGAGGACCTGTCCGCGCTGGCCGGTGAGATCCACAACGAGGTACGCGGCTCGGTCCGCGACCTGAAGCGCGAACTGCGTGAGGTGGCCCGGCAGACCCGGCAGGGGGCGTGGACGGCGTCCGCCACGGCCCGGCCCGGCAGCGACGGGGGATCGGCCCGTCCGGACGACTCGCCGCTGCTCGCCGAGTTCGACAAGCGGCTGGCCGCCTTCACAGTCGAGGTCGGCGCGCTGGTACGGGCGCGGCGGCTCAGCGACAACCAGCTCCGTACCGCGATCCGGATGCTCGACGGGGCGCTGGAAGGGCTGCGGCGGCTGTTCCGCTGA
- a CDS encoding DUF4097 family beta strand repeat-containing protein — MANWTVDSPQRITVDEPVTRLDVRLVSGRLNVVATDGPARVDVTRIGRRPLLVEMRDGRLTVQHERSSRWPGVLWSFGPLHRRYRAEVSIAVPAEVLADLHLVDGTLVASGLRGDTKVDVTSGQVTLRGLRGRTSAKVISGPVEALGIGGDLDLETVSGELILADSAPERVRAHAVSGSITCDLDNPRGSEIRLSAISGSITVRVREDSDLTVHLHTTSGRITSGFPQVGAGQQGFGPIKDSHGVLGGGAGRLWASATSGSIALLARPVATAEDVEELP; from the coding sequence ATGGCCAACTGGACGGTCGACAGCCCGCAGCGGATCACTGTGGACGAGCCGGTCACCCGGCTCGACGTCCGGCTGGTCAGCGGCCGGCTCAACGTGGTCGCCACGGACGGCCCGGCGCGGGTCGACGTCACCCGGATCGGCCGGCGGCCACTCCTGGTCGAGATGCGCGACGGCCGGCTGACAGTGCAGCACGAGCGGTCGAGCCGGTGGCCGGGGGTGCTCTGGTCCTTCGGCCCGCTCCACCGCCGGTATCGCGCCGAGGTGTCGATCGCCGTTCCGGCCGAGGTCCTCGCCGACCTGCACCTGGTGGACGGCACGCTCGTCGCCTCCGGCCTGCGCGGGGACACCAAGGTCGACGTCACGTCCGGCCAGGTCACCCTGCGAGGGCTGCGGGGGCGCACCAGCGCCAAGGTCATCTCCGGGCCGGTCGAGGCGCTCGGCATCGGCGGCGACCTCGACCTGGAGACGGTCTCCGGTGAGCTGATCCTCGCCGACAGCGCGCCCGAGCGGGTCCGCGCCCACGCCGTCTCCGGCTCGATCACCTGTGACCTGGACAACCCGCGCGGCAGCGAGATCCGGCTCAGCGCCATCTCCGGCAGCATCACCGTGCGGGTCCGCGAGGACAGCGACCTCACCGTGCACCTGCACACCACCTCCGGCCGCATCACCAGCGGCTTCCCCCAGGTGGGGGCCGGTCAGCAGGGCTTCGGCCCGATCAAGGACAGCCACGGCGTGCTCGGTGGGGGCGCGGGTAGGCTCTGGGCCTCCGCGACCTCCGGCAGCATCGCGCTGCTCGCCCGCCCGGTCGCGACCGCCGAGGACGTGGAGGAGCTGCCGTGA
- a CDS encoding ABC transporter ATP-binding protein produces MMSDGQPRPSAGTGQIIVSGLTKQYKTVRAVDNLSFTVEPGRVTGFLGPNGAGKTTTLRMLLNLVTPSAGTATIGGSRYADLTDPLRTVGAVLEASSAHKGRTGINHLRVICAAAGLPKERADEALALVGLSPAAKRKFKGYSLGMKQRLGIAAAMLGNPQVLMLDEPANGLDPEGIRWMRGFLKGLAAEGRTVLVSSHLLSEMQLLADDVVIIAAGKLVRQGPVDQVMASMTHGARVRVRTPQADELAAALREQSATVDTDPHGALLVTGVDAPTVGRVALAAKVELHELTTERPDLEGVFLELTAGKAEIR; encoded by the coding sequence ATGATGTCCGACGGGCAGCCACGCCCCAGTGCCGGGACCGGCCAGATCATCGTGTCCGGCCTGACCAAGCAATACAAGACCGTCCGCGCGGTGGACAATCTGTCGTTCACCGTCGAGCCGGGCCGGGTCACCGGCTTCCTCGGCCCGAACGGCGCCGGTAAGACGACCACGCTGCGCATGCTGCTGAACCTGGTGACGCCGAGCGCCGGCACGGCCACCATCGGCGGCAGCCGGTACGCCGACCTGACCGACCCGCTGCGGACTGTGGGCGCGGTGCTGGAGGCGTCCAGCGCGCACAAGGGCCGCACCGGGATCAACCACCTGCGGGTGATCTGCGCGGCGGCCGGGCTGCCGAAGGAGCGCGCCGACGAGGCGCTCGCCCTGGTCGGGCTCTCGCCCGCGGCGAAGCGCAAGTTCAAGGGCTACTCGCTGGGCATGAAGCAGCGGCTCGGCATCGCCGCCGCGATGCTCGGCAACCCGCAGGTGCTGATGCTGGACGAGCCGGCGAACGGCCTGGACCCGGAGGGCATCCGCTGGATGCGCGGCTTCCTCAAGGGTCTCGCCGCCGAGGGGCGCACGGTGCTGGTCTCCAGCCACCTGCTCTCCGAGATGCAGCTGCTCGCCGACGACGTGGTCATCATCGCGGCCGGCAAGCTGGTCCGGCAGGGCCCGGTCGACCAGGTGATGGCCTCGATGACGCACGGCGCCCGGGTGCGGGTGCGCACCCCGCAGGCCGACGAGCTGGCCGCGGCGCTGCGCGAGCAGTCGGCCACCGTCGACACCGACCCGCACGGCGCGCTGCTGGTGACCGGCGTGGACGCGCCGACCGTGGGCCGGGTCGCGCTGGCCGCCAAGGTCGAGCTGCACGAGCTGACCACCGAGCGCCCCGACCTCGAAGGGGTCTTCCTGGAGCTGACGGCCGGAAAGGCGGAGATCCGATGA